A genomic region of Prionailurus viverrinus isolate Anna chromosome D4, UM_Priviv_1.0, whole genome shotgun sequence contains the following coding sequences:
- the LOC125150930 gene encoding LOW QUALITY PROTEIN: olfactory receptor 1J4-like (The sequence of the model RefSeq protein was modified relative to this genomic sequence to represent the inferred CDS: inserted 1 base in 1 codon) codes for MITTISQSLTLRTPSIPSRDKNNMRPKNQSSMSEFLLLGLPMRPEQQGMFFTLFLGMYLTTVLGNLLIILLIRLDSRLHTPMYFFLSHLAFSDISFSSVTVPKMLMNMQTQHLSIPYVACISQMYFFIFFVCLDNFLLAVMAYDRYVAICQPLHYTTVMREELCILLVAGSWFFSCAHALLHTLLLSRLSFCADNTIPHFFCDLTALLKLICSETSLXELVIFTEGGVFAFLPLCAIFGSYIRIGATILGVPSIKRICKGLSTCGSHLLVVFLYYGTLAMIYFIPSSNNSKVKDIIASVIYTVVTPMLNPFIYSLRNRDMKLALGILYRRKIIFSK; via the exons ATGATAACCACCATATCTCAGTCCCTGACACTCCGTACTCCTTCCATCCCCAGCAGAGATAAGAACAACATGAGGCCTAAGAACCAGAGCAGCATGTCCGAGTTCCTACTCCTGGGGCTCCCCATGAGGCCAGAGCAGCAGGGCATGTTCTTCACCCTGTTCCTGGGCATGTACCTGACCACGGTGCTggggaacctgctcatcatcctgCTCATCAGGCTGGACTCTCGCCTCCAcacgcccatgtacttcttcctcagccACTTGGCCTTCTCTGATATCTCTTTCTCATCTGTCACCGTCCCAAAGATGCTGATGAACATGCAGACTCAGCACTTATCCATCCCCTATGTGGCATGCATTTCCCagatgtattttttcatattttttgtctgTCTTGACAATTTCCTTCTTGCAGTGATGGCATATGACAGGTATGTGGCCATCTGTCAACCACTCCACTACACCACTGTCATGAGGGAGGAGCTGTGTATCTTACTGGTGGCTGGATCCTGGTTCTTCTCGTGTGCCCATGCCCTATTGCATACTCTCCTTCTGTCCCGCCTGTccttctgtgctgacaatacCATCCCTCATTTCTTTTGTGATCTCACTGCCCTTTTGAAGTTGATCTGCTCAGAAACCTCCC ATGAGCTAGTTATCTTCACCGAGGGGGGAGTGTTTGCCTTCCTGCCATTGTGTGCTATTTTCGGCTCTTATATTCGCATTGGGGCCACCATCCTAGGGGTTCCCTCCATCAAGAGGATCTGCAAAGGCTTGTCCACCTGTGGCTCCCACCTCCTTGTGGTGTTTTTGTACTATGGGACTCTTGCAATGATTTACTTCATTCCTTCATCAAACAATTCCAAAGTCAAAGATATAATTGCTTCAGTTATATATACAGTGGTGACACCCATGTTAAACCCCTTTATCTATAGCCTGAGGAACAGGGACATGAAACTGGCTCTGGGGATACTTTATaggaggaaaattattttttctaagtaa
- the LOC125150614 gene encoding olfactory receptor 1L8-like, whose product MFFVLAGFMIMERVNQTSSVSEFILLGLSSQPQDQKPLFILFLTMYLVTITGNLLIILAIHSDPQLQTPMYFFLSFLSFTDICFTTTIVPRMLVSFLSEKTISYAGCLTQMYFIYVLGNTDSFLLVVMAFDRYVAICDPFHYVTTMNHHRCVLLVAFSCSFPHFHSLLHTLLLNRLTFCDNNVIHHFLCDINPLLKLSCSSTFLNEIVIMSEGSVVLVTPFVCITFSYIRILITVLKIPSAAGKRKAFSTCGSHLTVVTLFYGSIFYVYLQPLSNYTVRDRVATLVYTLLTSMLNPFIYSLRNKDLKQGLRKLMGRRKS is encoded by the coding sequence ATGTTCTTTGTTTTAGCTGGCTTCATGATCATGGAAAGAGTCAACCAAACCAGCAGTGTTTCTGAGTTCATCCTCCTGGGACTCTCCTCCCAGCCTCAAGACCAGAAGCCACTCTTTATCCTCTTCCTCACCATGTACCTGGTCACCATAACAgggaacctgctcatcatcctCGCCATCCACTCTGACCCCCAGCTCCAGAcccccatgtatttcttcctgagtTTCCTGTCCTTCACTGACATTTGCTTTACAACAACCATTGTCCCCAGGATGCTAGTGAGCTTCCTGTCAGAAAAGACCATCTCCTATGCTGGGTGTCTGAcacagatgtattttatttacgTTCTGGGCAACACTGACAGCTTCCTCCTGGTGGTCATGGCCtttgaccgctatgtggccatctgtgaCCCCTTCCACTATGTCACCACCATGAACCACCACCGCTGTGTCCTGCTGGTGGCCTTTTCCTGCTCATTTCCTCACTTCCACTCACTCCTACACACACTGCTACTGAATCGTCTCACCTTCTGTGACAACAATGTTATCCATCACTTCCTCTGTGACATCAACCCTCTGCTGAAATTGTCCTGCTCCTCCACATTTCTCAATGAAATTGTGATAATGTCAGAAGGTTCTGTTGTTTTGGTGACCCCCTTTGTGTGCATCACCTTCTCTTATATACGAATCCTCATCACAGTTCTCAAGATCCCCTCAGCTGCTGGGAAACGcaaagccttctccacctgtggctCTCACCTCACTGTGGTAACCCTCTTTTATGGAAGCATCTTCTATGTCTATTTACAGCCCCTGTCCAACTACACTGTGAGAGATCGTGTGGCAACACTTGTCTACACACTTCTTACCTCCATGCTGAACCCTTTTATCTATAGCCTGAGAAACAAAGACCTGAAACAGGGCCTGAGGAAACTGATGGGCAGgaggaagtcctag
- the LOC125150642 gene encoding olfactory receptor 1L8-like has product MERVNQTSSVSEFILLGLSSRPGDQKPLFILFLTMYLVTITGNLLIILAIHSDPQLQTPMYFFLSFLSFTDICFTTTIVPRMLVSFLSEKTISYAGCLTQMYFIYALGNTDSCLLAVMALDRYVAICDPFHYVTTMNHHHCVLLVAFSCSLPHLHSLLHTLLLNRLTFCDNNVIHHFLCDLSPLMKFSCSSTFLNEIVIMSEGPVVLVTPFVCITFSYIRILITVLKIPSAAGKRKAFSTCGSHLTVVTLFYGSIFYVYLQPLSTYTARDHIATLVYTVLTSMLNPFIYSLRNKDLKQGLRKLMGRRKSQAAPS; this is encoded by the coding sequence ATGGAAAGAGTCAACCAAACCAGCAGTGTTTCCGAGTTCATCCTCCTGGGACTCTCCTCCcggcctggggaccagaagccaCTCTTTATCCTCTTCCTCACCATGTACCTGGTCACCATAACAgggaacctgctcatcatcctCGCCATCCACTCTGATCCCCAGCTCCAGAcccccatgtatttcttcctgagtTTCCTGTCCTTCACTGACATTTGCTTTACAACAACCATTGTCCCCAGGATGCTAGTGAGCTTCCTGTCAGAAAAGACCATCTCCTATGCTGGGTGTCTGAcacagatgtattttatttatgctcTGGGCAACACTGACAGCTGCCTCCTGGCGGTCATGGCCcttgaccgctatgtggccatctgtgaCCCCTTCCACTATGTCACCACCATGAACCACCACCACTGTGTCCTGCTGGTGGCCTTTTCCTGCTCACTTCCTCACCTCCACTCACTCCTACACACACTGCTACTGAATCGTCTCACCTTCTGTGACAACAATGTTATCCATCACTTCCTCTGTGACCTCAGTCCCCTGATGAAATTCTCCTGCTCCTCCACATTTCTCAATGAAATTGTGATAATGTCAGAAGGCCCTGTTGTTTTGGTGACCCCCTTTGTGTGCATCACTTTCTCTTACATACGAATCCTCATCACAGTTCTCAAGATCCCCTCAGCTGCTGGGAAACGcaaagccttctccacctgtggctCTCACCTCACTGTGGTAACCCTCTTTTATGGAAGCATCTTCTATGTCTATTTACAGCCCCTGTCGACCTACACTGCCAGGGACCACATAGCAACACTTGTCTACACAGTTCTTACCTCCATGCTGAACCCTTTTATCTATAGCCTGAGAAACAAAGACCTGAAACAGGGCCTGAGGAAGCTGATGGGCAGGAGGAAATCCCAGGCAGCACCCTCTTGA